CGGCGTCAGACGACCACGGTCGAATTAAATGAAGGATTTAACCGATGATCTCCGTCATTATCCCGCACCTCAACCAGCCTGACGCGCTCGGGGCCTGCCTGCGAAGCCTGAACGCACAGACGTTGCGCCGGGACGCGTTCGAGATCATCGTGGTGGACAACGGCTCGGCGACGCCCCCGGTGGACGTCGTAGCCGATCATCCCGGTGTACGGTTGGAGTACGAACCGCGCTCGGGCCCTGGCCCGGCGCGAAATGCAGGCGTGGCTGCTGCCAAAGGCGAGATCTTGGCCTTCATCGACGCGGATTGTAGAGCTCATCCGGATTGGCTGAGCAGCGTGCTGAAATGGTCTTCGCTATCGCCAGCTGGCACGGTTCTCGGTGGCGACGTTCGTATCTGGCGGCCGGAAGACGCCGAGCTCGACGCCATTGCAGCTTATGAGAGCGTCTTCGCTTATCGCTTCAAGCTCTATATCGAGCGCCATGGCTATTCCGGCACCGGCAACATGGCGGTGTTTCGGCGCGACTTCGATTGTGTCGGCCCTTTCGCCGGCATTGACGTCGCCGAAGATATGGAATGGGGAAAACGTGCGCTGCGCGCGGGCCTTCGGTTTAGATACACTCCTGAAATGATCGTCTTCCATCCGGCCCGTAGCTCGCTCCAGGAGCTTTACGCCAAATGGGATCGACACATCGCGCACTATCGAAACATGGCGGAAGCGAAACCGGTCTGGCAATTGCGCTGGATCATGCAAGCGCTTTTCGTCTTCGCATCCCTCGCACCAAACGCTGTGACCGTGCTCACCAGCGACCGCCTGCATGGCGGCAGCATCCGCCTCAAAGCCATCGCCGTATTGTGTGCTGTCCGAACGCACCGCGCCATGACGATGCTCTCGCACCTACGAGGCCGGCGAGCGGTCGCTTGGAATCGTTAGCGAGCGAGCAATGCCGTCAGGTGTCGCCGAAGGCACGATTGTGCGTCAGCTCTGGCAGGTCGGTGCGCCGGCCGAATGACCACAGGATCCAACCCAGTTCGTAGCTGCGGCATTCAAGCCTGACGCCGACGTCAGCGCTGTCGATCAGCCGTGCCTCGCTTCCGGTCCAGGCGTTCCTGAGTGCGCGCACCATCCGCGGCGCCTTTGTCGTCAATTCACCCTTTCGAACCTGCGAGCGGATGGTCAAGCTCAGCTCAGGCACGAGCATGGACCGGCCCAGCTGGTTGTGGCCAAATACCCAGTTGAAGCCCTTGACCAGAGCCTCTCGCGCCCCCCGCCGCCCGAAGCGCTCGGCCCACTCCAACACTGCCGGGGCCATACCATACTGATGGACCGAATAGACTTCGTAGAAGTCAAGAACGCGGCCGGTCTGGGCGTCGAAGAACCAGGGCCATTCGCCTTGCGGCCCTTGAAGCGCGATCAGATTGCGCACACACGTATCGGCCATGACGAGCGCGGACGCCTCGCCGGCGAACTCGCCATATTGATAGCAGGCAATCGACAGATATGTCTGCGTGGCAAAGGACGAAAATCGTCGCCGTAAGCCGAATGGCGCATCGAAGAACAATCCCGATTCGCTGTGGAAGCGTTCCTTCAGGAAACGATAAAGCGGCCCGGCGTGGCACCACCACTCGTTCTCGCCTGCCCTCGCCTGGGCGACGATCCCCGTGAGCAGCATGCCGAGGTCCTGGGCACGGAGGCTCTTCCACCGGGATTCGTTGGCAAGAAGCGCCCTCAGCTCGCGTTTGACCGGGTCTGGTATCTCGAGGCCGAGCTCGGCACCGCTCCATAGCGCCATGCCGAACGCATATTTGCGCACCGGAAGCTTTGTCAGTTGTGTAACGTTGCGATGGAATACTTCGGGAAGGTCAATGCCATCTGGCACGTCGCGGATGCGCGACATTCCGAGCAGGACATTGAGGGTATAGAATACGTCGCTGTTTGGTACCGACTCGTTAGGCGAAGAACGTCCGTCGAGATGATAAATATGAGACCAGCGGCGGTGCTCAGGTAGCCAACAACGTTCAAGTCCGTTGAGCGCATAGTTCACCAGCGGTGAATTCTCCGACAGTTTACCCGCGGCGGTTGGCACCACCAGCCTTACTCCACAATTCGGACTAATGATCATGATAAATCGCCATCCTGAGCCAGGTTAGTATTCACGGATGCTTTCGTCCAATCCGCGCAGTAACGGGTAGAGGAAATAGGAAATCACGGTGCGCTTGCCGACCTTCAGTTCGGCCGTGACTGCCATACCCGGAATCAGTTGAATGCGCTCAGCCGGCAGCCGAAGGTGCGTGTCCGACAAATCGACCAGTACGCGGTAATAGGGGGCTGGCGCGCGTCGCGCACCTTCGGCCTTCGTATCCGGCGAGAACGTATCCTGACTGATGACGCGGACTTCCCCCGTTGCAGTGCCATACTTCTGGAAAGGAAACGCTTCAAACTTGATACGGACTGCCTGCCCCAGCGCGACCTGTCCGATATCCCGGCCCTCGACGTTGACTTCCGCCTGAAGCGGCACGTCACGAGGAACCAGGACAAAAAGTGTTTCTGCTTCGCGAACCACCGAGCCGACCGTTCTGCTCGCGATGTCGAGCACCACCGCATCTGCCGGCGCCTGAAGAACGATCAGCTGTCGACGAAGTTCGGCCTTCTTCAACTCCTCTGCCGCGCTATTGCGCTTCGGCAACGTCTCCACCAGCTCCTGATACGTGGTGCGACGAAACTCCTCGGCAAAGACCTTCTGGTCTGCACGGGCCTTCTCCAGCCGATGCGTCGTATCGGCGATACTGCCGCGAACACGCGCCAGATTGCTCTCAACGTCGAGCCGTGCATCACGAGAAAGTAGAAAGTTCAACCTCGAACCGACCTCCTTGTCCATCAACGTGGTGCGCATGGATTCAATCGAACGCATCGTATCGAGCCGCTGAAGGAGTACCCCCTCCTCGTCCTGCGCCGTCTTCAGATTGGCCCGAGCCGACGCGATCTGGGCGTCGTAGTTCTGGATCTGCGCCTCGTAGGCGGCTCTCCTCTGCAAGAACAACTTTCCCTGCAGGATCTGATCTGCATTGGTGAGGTCCTTGGCTCTATACTCGGCCCCGTTCAGTTCGGCGCCTAGGCGATTGATCGACGCGTCGAACCCAGCCACTCTGCCGCGCAATTGGTCGAAATCCGCCTGTGAAAAAGTCGGATCGAGGGTCGCCAGAAGGTCGCCGCGATTGACGCGATCACCGGCCTTGACGTGGATCTCGCGTATGACCGACGTTTCCAGAGGCTGCACGACCAGGTTGGGGCGTGTCGTGGTCAATTTCCCCTGCGCTGTGACGATCATCTCAACTTGCGAAACGGACGCCCAGGTGACCGCGAAGGCAATCAGTGCAAGTAAACCGTAGAGGGTGATCCGAGCGAGCCGCGGGGGCGCTTGCTGCTCGACCTCGGATGCATCCGATTGAAACTCGGCGACCACCGGCATTCGCCTAGGCGCCGGCCTGAATGGCTTTTGCCGTCGCTCGACCGATCTGGCGGGGACCAGACCGTCCGGCTTGCCATCCGTGCGTATTTGCGTCGTCTCCTTCATGCGATCTGCTTCATCTGTTGATTCCACAAATGCCTGTAGATGGTGCATTTCGAGAGAAGGCGATCGTGGCGATCCACGTCGACGATCCGGCCGCGGTCCATCACCAGGATCTGGTTTGCGTCGGTCAGCATCGACAGCCGATGCGAGACGATGATGACGGTGCGCCCCGCCGCCAAACGGCGGAGATTGCGCCTGATGATCATCTCGCTTTCGGAATCAAGTGCGCTCGTCGCTTCATCGAAGATCAGGATCCGTGGATTGGCGATCAGAGCTCTCGCTATCGCCAGCCGCTGCTTCTGCCCGCCGGACAGGTTCGAGGCGTCTTCCTCGAGCTGGGTGTCGAAGCCGCGCGGCAACCGCTCGATGAACTCGTCAGCGCCGGCGAGCTGGGCCGCAGCGACGACCTCGGCAAAGGTCGCATCACGTTTCACACAGGCGATATTGTCGCGGACGGTCCCACGGAACAGGAAATTATCCTGCAGGACAATGCCGAGGTTTCGGCGCAGATGTGCCAGATCGAGCTCCCTCGCATCATACCCGTCGATACGCAAGAGTCCCTGCTGCACCGGATACATGCCCGAGATCAGCCGTGTGAGCGTCGTTTTGCCAGAGCCGCTCCGGCCGACGATCCCGAAGATCGAACCCGGCTCGACGGTGAAAGAGACATCTTCGAGCGCCGGCGCTCCTTCAGCTCCGTAGCGAAAAGAAACGCTCTCGAACTCGATTCTCCCGGCGAAGTCAGGCCGCAGCCCATCTTTCTTGCCATCACGCTCCGGTGCTTGATTCATGACCTCGCCGAGCATCTTCACGGCGAGAGCCACTTCCTGGTACTCATGCACCATGGTCACGAGTTGAACCAATGGTCCGGAGACCCTCCCGGCCAACATATTGAAGGCGACCAGCGCTCCGATCGTCATTTCGCCAGCGAAGACATCGAGGGCTCCGAGCGCAATGATCCCAAGCGTCATGAGTTTTTCGAGAAATCCGGTGAGCGCCTGGGCGCCTGCGGAAATCTTCTCGACACCAAAGCGCATGGACACGGACTGCGCACAGCGGTTATCCCACACCCTGCCCTGCTCGGGCTCCATTCCGAGCGACTTCACGGTGCGCATACCGTGAACTGTTTCGACGAGCAAAGCCTGCCGCGCACCTTCCGCCTGATAAAGATCGTAAAGACGTCGCCGGAAAGGCCCCATCAGCAGGCCGACGACAACACCGCTGGCGGCGGTGAATGCGAGGACCATCAGCGTCAGCTTGACGCTGTAGAGTGCAAGGACCGGCAGGAAGACAAATAGCGAGAGCGCATCGAGGCTCGTCAAGAACAGTCGCCCGGTCAGAAATTCTCGGATGCGGGCCGCTTGCTGCATGTGCTTGACCAGCACCCCTGCGGCCATGTGCTCGAAGAAAGTGACCGGCAGCCCGAGAAGATGCGCGAAGGTCCTCGTGGCAACTCGAATGTCGACCTTGTTCGTCGCATAGAGCAGCAGGTAGCGCCGCAGAAAACCGAACATTGCGTCAAAGACGAGTGCTACGGCCGCTCCTGCCGCAAGTACGTACAGCGTGGTAAAGCTCTCATGAACCAGAACCTTGTCGATGACGAGCTGGAAGAAGATCGGAACAACGAGGCCCAAAGCATAGAGCAGGATGGCGGCGATCGCGACATCCCTGAATAACCGCCATTGACGAAGCAACTCCGGTACGAACCACCGTAGGCCGAAACTCCTCCGACCATCCCGAACCTCCTGCTCGCGCTTGATCAGGATCGTGTCACCGGCCCATCGGGCACAGAATCGGTCCCGGTCGACAACCAAGACTTCGTGCTTGCGGTCGGCGAGCGGATCGAAGACACAGACGACATCGCCCTCAGCGCCTCGTTCCGTACCAAGAACCACGATGCAGTTGCCATTGTCGAGCCGAACCAGCGCCGGATAGGCCTCACCGAGGCGTATCAATGCGCCCCAATCCAGTTTCGTGCTTTTCGCGCGCAGGCCCGCATCCCTCGCCATGCGCAACAGGAGACGCAACGACGGCGGAGCTGCCACGGCGTAGGCGTGCTTCAGGCGTTCGACCGGCAGGTCGATACCGTGATGCCCGGAGATCCTAGACAGGCATTCCAATGCCGTCTGCGTTGCCAGCCCCGGCGCGCCTGCCGCCTGGTCGGTCGCGCCGTCAGCGGGGTCGATTTCAGCGGAAGTTCGAAGAGACATTCACAGGCCGTGTGTTAGGCGACATCGCATCACGCGCTCCCGACGGGGCATTTTGCACCTCAACTGGTGGATTCCTACGCACTACACCCGCGTCAACCAGTCCCTGCAGTGCCTTCTGCATCACGTCGATCGAATTGGCGAAGGATTCGACCGAGAAGATCAGTCGCTGAGAAAACACTCGCTTGGGGGCATTGTTGGCGTCGCGCTCGGTTGGTGAAAGACTGACCAGATCGACTCGGACGATGGTTCCGCTGACGGTGATTTCCTCAATTCCATCGGTGTAAAGTTCGGGGTGCATACGCGTCCTCCTATGCTGCGAGCTGCGGCCCACATCAGGGGCCCAGCACCGCTATTGGGAAACAAATTGCGGGAGCGCCGTAATTTCGCTCAGATATTTGCCGTAGCCACTCTTCTCCAGCGGTCGCGCCAGAGCGAGAAGTTGATCCCGATCGATGAAGCCGAGCCTGAAGGCGACCTCTTCGAGACAGGCGATCTTCATTCCCTGCCGCTTCTCCAGGGTCTGCACGAACGTACCTGCATCGATGAGAGACTCGACCGTGCCGGTGTCCAGCCAGGCAAAACCCCGCCCCATACGCTCGACGTGGAGCGCGCTAGCCGAAAGATAGCGCATCTGAAGATCGGTAATCTCGAGCTCACCGCGCGATGATGGCTCGACGCGGCGGGCGTACCGGACGACGCGGTTGTCGAAGAAATACAACCCCGTGATCGCC
This genomic stretch from Bradyrhizobium daqingense harbors:
- a CDS encoding glycosyltransferase; this translates as MISVIIPHLNQPDALGACLRSLNAQTLRRDAFEIIVVDNGSATPPVDVVADHPGVRLEYEPRSGPGPARNAGVAAAKGEILAFIDADCRAHPDWLSSVLKWSSLSPAGTVLGGDVRIWRPEDAELDAIAAYESVFAYRFKLYIERHGYSGTGNMAVFRRDFDCVGPFAGIDVAEDMEWGKRALRAGLRFRYTPEMIVFHPARSSLQELYAKWDRHIAHYRNMAEAKPVWQLRWIMQALFVFASLAPNAVTVLTSDRLHGGSIRLKAIAVLCAVRTHRAMTMLSHLRGRRAVAWNR
- a CDS encoding HlyD family type I secretion periplasmic adaptor subunit, whose translation is MVAEFQSDASEVEQQAPPRLARITLYGLLALIAFAVTWASVSQVEMIVTAQGKLTTTRPNLVVQPLETSVIREIHVKAGDRVNRGDLLATLDPTFSQADFDQLRGRVAGFDASINRLGAELNGAEYRAKDLTNADQILQGKLFLQRRAAYEAQIQNYDAQIASARANLKTAQDEEGVLLQRLDTMRSIESMRTTLMDKEVGSRLNFLLSRDARLDVESNLARVRGSIADTTHRLEKARADQKVFAEEFRRTTYQELVETLPKRNSAAEELKKAELRRQLIVLQAPADAVVLDIASRTVGSVVREAETLFVLVPRDVPLQAEVNVEGRDIGQVALGQAVRIKFEAFPFQKYGTATGEVRVISQDTFSPDTKAEGARRAPAPYYRVLVDLSDTHLRLPAERIQLIPGMAVTAELKVGKRTVISYFLYPLLRGLDESIREY
- a CDS encoding peptidase domain-containing ABC transporter; this encodes MSLRTSAEIDPADGATDQAAGAPGLATQTALECLSRISGHHGIDLPVERLKHAYAVAAPPSLRLLLRMARDAGLRAKSTKLDWGALIRLGEAYPALVRLDNGNCIVVLGTERGAEGDVVCVFDPLADRKHEVLVVDRDRFCARWAGDTILIKREQEVRDGRRSFGLRWFVPELLRQWRLFRDVAIAAILLYALGLVVPIFFQLVIDKVLVHESFTTLYVLAAGAAVALVFDAMFGFLRRYLLLYATNKVDIRVATRTFAHLLGLPVTFFEHMAAGVLVKHMQQAARIREFLTGRLFLTSLDALSLFVFLPVLALYSVKLTLMVLAFTAASGVVVGLLMGPFRRRLYDLYQAEGARQALLVETVHGMRTVKSLGMEPEQGRVWDNRCAQSVSMRFGVEKISAGAQALTGFLEKLMTLGIIALGALDVFAGEMTIGALVAFNMLAGRVSGPLVQLVTMVHEYQEVALAVKMLGEVMNQAPERDGKKDGLRPDFAGRIEFESVSFRYGAEGAPALEDVSFTVEPGSIFGIVGRSGSGKTTLTRLISGMYPVQQGLLRIDGYDARELDLAHLRRNLGIVLQDNFLFRGTVRDNIACVKRDATFAEVVAAAQLAGADEFIERLPRGFDTQLEEDASNLSGGQKQRLAIARALIANPRILIFDEATSALDSESEMIIRRNLRRLAAGRTVIIVSHRLSMLTDANQILVMDRGRIVDVDRHDRLLSKCTIYRHLWNQQMKQIA